The proteins below are encoded in one region of Natranaerovirga hydrolytica:
- the proS gene encoding proline--tRNA ligase: MGKDKKLVEAITSMAVDFPQWYTDVVKKAELIDYSSVRGCMIIKPYGYGIWELLQKQLDQRFKDTGHENVYMPMFIPESLLQKEKDHVEGFAPEVAWVTHGGDEKLNERLCVRPTSETLFCEHYANDIESYRDLPKLYNQWCSVVRWEKTTRPFLRSLEFLWQEGHTAHASEEEAQEETLRMLNVYADFCEEVLAIPMIKGQKTESEKFAGAKATYTIESLMHDGKALQSGTSHNFGDGFAKAFGIQFTDKDNKLKYVHQTSWGVSTRLLGAIIMVHGDDNGLVLPPAIAPTQVAIIPIAQHKEGVLDKANEIKALLSQNIRVKLDDSDKSSGWKFSEQEMKGIPVRVELGPKDIEKNQGVIVRRDNREKIFVSLDDIETKVQEVLEAVQKGLLEKAKAHKDENTFVATNMEEFEKIITTTPGFIKAMWCGDEACEETIKEKTKATARCIPFEQEKISDTCICCGKPADQMVYFARAY; encoded by the coding sequence ATGGGAAAAGATAAAAAATTAGTAGAAGCCATTACATCAATGGCAGTTGATTTTCCACAGTGGTATACAGATGTCGTAAAAAAAGCAGAATTAATTGATTATTCAAGTGTAAGAGGTTGTATGATTATTAAACCCTATGGTTACGGAATATGGGAATTGCTTCAAAAACAATTGGACCAAAGATTTAAAGACACAGGACATGAAAATGTTTATATGCCAATGTTTATACCAGAAAGTCTTTTGCAAAAAGAAAAAGACCATGTAGAGGGTTTTGCACCAGAAGTGGCTTGGGTAACCCATGGAGGGGATGAAAAGCTAAATGAAAGACTATGTGTTAGACCCACTTCAGAAACATTGTTTTGTGAGCACTATGCTAATGATATTGAGTCTTATAGAGACTTACCAAAACTATACAATCAATGGTGTTCAGTAGTAAGATGGGAAAAAACAACAAGACCATTTTTAAGATCATTAGAATTCTTATGGCAAGAAGGACATACAGCTCATGCCAGCGAAGAAGAAGCTCAAGAAGAAACCCTGAGAATGTTAAATGTATATGCGGATTTTTGTGAAGAGGTATTGGCTATACCAATGATTAAAGGTCAGAAAACAGAAAGTGAAAAATTTGCAGGTGCAAAGGCAACTTATACCATCGAAAGTCTGATGCACGATGGAAAAGCCCTTCAATCTGGAACCAGCCATAATTTTGGAGATGGATTTGCCAAAGCATTTGGCATTCAGTTTACAGATAAAGACAACAAACTGAAATATGTACACCAAACGTCTTGGGGTGTTTCTACAAGATTATTAGGTGCCATTATAATGGTTCATGGCGATGACAATGGCTTGGTATTGCCACCAGCAATTGCACCGACTCAAGTAGCCATTATTCCAATTGCACAACACAAAGAAGGTGTGCTGGATAAAGCCAATGAAATAAAAGCATTATTAAGTCAAAACATAAGAGTGAAACTAGATGATAGCGACAAAAGCTCAGGCTGGAAATTTAGTGAACAAGAAATGAAAGGGATCCCTGTACGTGTAGAACTTGGACCAAAAGACATTGAAAAAAATCAAGGGGTTATTGTTAGAAGAGATAATAGAGAAAAAATATTTGTATCATTAGACGATATTGAAACAAAAGTTCAAGAAGTCTTAGAAGCTGTTCAAAAAGGTCTTTTAGAAAAAGCAAAAGCTCATAAAGATGAGAATACATTTGTTGCCACCAATATGGAAGAATTTGAAAAAATCATTACAACAACCCCTGGCTTTATCAAAGCAATGTGGTGTGGAGATGAGGCTTGTGAAGAAACCATAAAAGAAAAAACAAAAGCAACTGCAAGATGTATACCATTTGAACAAGAAAAAATATCAGACACTTGTATTTGTTGTGGCAAACCAGCAGATCAAATGGTTTATTTTGCAAGAGCATATTAA
- a CDS encoding ABC transporter ATP-binding protein: MIEVKHLTKVYKLNKKQMQELKTKGNKKVAVNDLSFTAKEGEIFGLLGPNGAGKTTTLRSISTLLKPTEGQISVQGYDVIKEASEVRRRIGFLTNELKLDTHFTPNYTIYFFGKLYGLDKKTIDERKEKLFNHFGINEFAHKKIDELSTGMKQKLSIAVSLIHDPEVVIFDEPTNGLDIITARAVTEYLYKLKAEGKLVIISTHIMTVASKLCDRVGIIINGTLKAEGTIEEVLKKTGTNDLEDAFFELYKNTVKEGA; encoded by the coding sequence ATGATAGAAGTAAAGCATTTAACGAAAGTGTATAAATTAAATAAAAAACAAATGCAAGAGCTTAAAACAAAAGGAAATAAAAAAGTAGCAGTTAATGATTTGAGCTTTACAGCAAAAGAAGGAGAAATATTTGGCCTATTAGGTCCTAATGGAGCAGGAAAAACAACCACTCTAAGAAGTATTTCCACCCTATTAAAACCGACGGAAGGACAAATTAGTGTTCAAGGTTATGACGTTATAAAAGAGGCCAGTGAGGTTAGAAGAAGAATTGGATTTTTAACCAATGAATTAAAGTTAGATACCCATTTTACGCCCAATTATACCATCTATTTCTTTGGTAAATTATATGGCTTAGATAAAAAAACCATTGATGAGAGAAAAGAAAAGCTTTTTAATCATTTTGGGATTAATGAGTTTGCTCACAAAAAAATAGACGAACTTTCAACAGGTATGAAGCAAAAATTATCTATAGCAGTTAGTTTAATTCATGACCCAGAGGTGGTTATATTTGATGAGCCAACTAATGGATTAGATATTATAACAGCAAGAGCAGTGACAGAGTATTTATATAAATTGAAAGCAGAAGGTAAATTAGTGATTATTTCTACACATATCATGACAGTGGCATCAAAATTATGTGATAGAGTGGGAATTATCATTAATGGTACTTTAAAAGCTGAAGGAACCATTGAAGAAGTATTGAAAAAAACAGGCACCAATGATTTAGAAGATGCCTTTTTTGAGTTATACAAAAATACAGTTAAGGAAGGAGCATAA
- a CDS encoding ABC transporter permease, which yields MLWVIIKKELKRVFSDKRLVFSMFILPAVGIFAMYSFMGVALENMISSMDENVPTVYIQNAPEGFETYTQGEQVNMDIYFIEESTNEIKESIREGDIDLLIEFDSDFMEGIQNYTQREYRPEIKTFYNPSQNNSLSARNRLINNILTVFERDILEQRFGNIEHITAFDIDRTNEEAIIQDDRRATGGELGMLIPVLITIFLFSAVMGIGTDIIAGEKERGTMATLLLSPVKRETIAFGKLISLGMVSILSAICSFAGILASMPFASNMLSGGGDMDMSAFRLEALDYFQLFLIMITMAGIFVGVIALVSVRARSVKEANTYAGPIMMVVMVAAFANMFSQGTPELSSFGIPVYGGVVALKALFEFELTMSQFLLNISSSVAVIVILTVLITRTFNDEKVIFNA from the coding sequence ATGTTGTGGGTTATTATAAAAAAAGAATTAAAAAGAGTTTTTTCAGATAAAAGATTGGTTTTTTCCATGTTTATTTTACCAGCAGTTGGCATATTTGCTATGTATTCTTTTATGGGTGTTGCGTTAGAAAATATGATATCGAGTATGGATGAAAATGTTCCAACTGTTTATATTCAAAATGCACCAGAAGGTTTTGAAACCTATACACAAGGCGAGCAAGTGAATATGGATATTTATTTTATTGAAGAAAGCACCAATGAAATCAAAGAAAGTATACGAGAAGGCGATATTGACTTATTAATAGAATTTGATAGTGATTTTATGGAAGGCATCCAGAACTATACACAGAGGGAATATAGACCAGAGATAAAAACCTTTTATAATCCTTCACAAAATAATTCTTTATCCGCAAGAAATCGATTGATTAATAATATTTTAACGGTATTCGAAAGAGATATTTTAGAACAGCGTTTTGGGAATATTGAACATATAACAGCATTTGATATTGATCGTACCAATGAAGAAGCCATTATTCAAGACGATAGAAGAGCTACAGGCGGTGAATTAGGTATGTTAATTCCAGTTCTGATTACAATCTTTTTATTTTCGGCAGTCATGGGAATTGGAACAGATATTATAGCCGGTGAAAAAGAAAGAGGAACTATGGCAACTTTATTACTTTCTCCAGTAAAAAGAGAAACCATTGCATTTGGCAAATTAATTAGTCTAGGAATGGTCTCTATATTATCAGCCATATGTTCTTTTGCAGGAATATTAGCCTCTATGCCATTTGCATCTAATATGTTATCAGGAGGCGGGGATATGGATATGTCAGCTTTTCGATTAGAAGCCCTTGATTATTTTCAATTATTCCTTATAATGATAACTATGGCTGGTATTTTTGTAGGTGTTATTGCATTGGTTTCTGTTCGTGCAAGAAGTGTAAAAGAAGCCAATACCTATGCAGGCCCAATTATGATGGTGGTTATGGTAGCAGCATTTGCTAATATGTTCTCTCAAGGGACACCAGAATTATCCAGTTTTGGAATACCGGTATATGGAGGCGTTGTCGCACTAAAAGCGTTATTTGAATTTGAGTTAACAATGTCCCAATTTTTATTAAATATATCGTCTAGCGTAGCGGTTATCGTTATTTTAACAGTATTGATTACCAGAACATTCAATGATGAAAAAGTAATATTTAATGCATAA
- a CDS encoding CCA tRNA nucleotidyltransferase, with amino-acid sequence MNIKLPQEVEFIIGKLKEKGYKAHAVGGCVRDSILGRSPEDWDITTSAKPEIIKETFNRTIDTGLQHGTVTVLIHKKTFEVTTYRIDGEYLDYRRPTSVEYTEDLVEDLKRRDFTINAMAYNDEDGLVDAFDGIHDLKNKVIKCVGNPVERFNEDALRMLRALRFAAQLDFDIEKKTEEAILMLKKNIESISAERIQVELNKLLISRNPYLFKKLYEVGLLDYIMPEFIPCFHTPQNNPHHQYTVGEHILKSVEIIEPNSVLRWTMLFHDIEKPEKRTTDDKGIDHFYGHAEKSSEVAKKILRRLKFDNKTINYVTRLIYHHDYRYKVNDKSVRKAVYKIGEDIFDWLLKVQEADVKAQSAYKQKEKLETIQTIKTLYEQIKKENQCIHLSDLKVSGKDIINIGVKEGRTIGKTLNYLMEIVLEDPNMNEKEKLIMEAKKYIKNN; translated from the coding sequence ATGAATATAAAGTTACCACAAGAAGTTGAGTTCATTATAGGGAAATTAAAAGAAAAAGGTTATAAGGCTCATGCTGTAGGCGGTTGTGTCAGAGACAGTATATTAGGTAGAAGTCCAGAGGATTGGGATATAACCACTTCTGCTAAGCCTGAAATCATAAAAGAAACTTTTAATAGAACCATAGATACAGGTTTACAACATGGTACAGTTACTGTATTGATTCATAAAAAAACTTTTGAGGTAACTACCTATAGAATTGATGGTGAATACTTAGATTATAGAAGACCGACCTCAGTAGAATATACTGAAGATTTAGTAGAAGACTTAAAAAGAAGAGATTTTACCATTAACGCTATGGCATATAATGATGAAGATGGTTTAGTAGATGCTTTTGATGGGATTCATGATTTGAAAAATAAAGTCATAAAATGTGTTGGCAATCCAGTAGAACGGTTTAATGAAGATGCACTTAGGATGTTAAGGGCATTAAGATTTGCAGCACAACTTGATTTTGACATTGAAAAAAAGACAGAAGAAGCCATTTTAATGCTTAAAAAAAATATTGAAAGTATTAGTGCAGAAAGAATACAAGTAGAACTGAATAAATTGTTGATTTCTAGAAATCCCTATCTGTTTAAAAAATTGTATGAAGTGGGATTATTAGACTATATTATGCCAGAATTTATTCCTTGTTTTCATACGCCTCAAAATAATCCCCACCATCAATATACAGTAGGAGAACATATATTAAAGAGTGTTGAAATAATAGAACCTAACAGTGTTCTTCGCTGGACCATGCTTTTTCATGATATTGAAAAACCAGAAAAAAGAACCACAGACGATAAAGGCATTGATCATTTTTATGGACATGCTGAAAAAAGTAGTGAAGTAGCAAAAAAAATATTAAGACGATTGAAATTTGACAACAAAACCATTAACTATGTTACAAGATTAATTTATCATCATGATTATCGGTACAAAGTGAATGACAAATCTGTAAGAAAAGCAGTTTATAAAATTGGAGAAGACATCTTTGATTGGCTACTAAAAGTGCAAGAAGCGGACGTTAAAGCTCAAAGTGCATACAAACAAAAAGAGAAATTAGAAACAATACAAACAATAAAAACACTTTATGAACAAATAAAAAAAGAAAATCAATGCATCCATTTAAGCGATTTAAAAGTCTCAGGCAAAGATATTATCAATATAGGCGTTAAAGAAGGCCGGACCATTGGAAAAACCCTAAATTATCTTATGGAGATTGTTTTAGAAGACCCAAATATGAACGAAAAAGAAAAACTAATAATGGAAGCAAAAAAATATATAAAAAATAATTAA
- a CDS encoding CotS family spore coat protein gives MIENINGIMEKYGFKVKAYHRGRGSFICETDKGIKLLKEMETTVNKTWFSYYVKKHLINNDYNQVDQYILMEDKPYYEEKDKKYIVKNWFEGRECNLYDEKETLLAVKNLAKLHKTLQYVSVPEDKLQVTSNSFTYNLKKHNKELKRVRKYIRNKSRYADFDILFLKNFMYYYEKAKESVNNFEELDYNLLIREANTKTQICHNDYNQHNALLVGNKMMTVNFEKSVVDLQILDLYKLIRKVMEKNNWYTEYGMKMIYTYDQCNTINQKQLKVLYNTLLYPEKFWKISNYYYNSKKSWEPKISLEKLQKIIHQQESKNQFLKVLKDQM, from the coding sequence TTGATAGAAAATATAAATGGAATAATGGAGAAGTACGGATTTAAAGTAAAGGCCTATCATAGAGGTAGAGGGTCATTTATTTGCGAAACAGACAAAGGCATCAAATTACTAAAAGAAATGGAGACAACGGTTAATAAAACTTGGTTTTCATATTATGTAAAAAAACATTTAATTAATAATGATTATAATCAGGTGGATCAATATATATTAATGGAAGATAAACCATATTATGAAGAAAAAGATAAAAAGTATATTGTGAAAAATTGGTTTGAAGGTAGAGAGTGTAATTTATATGATGAAAAAGAAACATTGCTAGCAGTAAAGAATTTGGCGAAGTTACATAAAACCCTCCAATATGTATCTGTTCCAGAAGATAAATTGCAAGTTACCTCCAATAGCTTTACATATAATTTAAAGAAACACAATAAAGAGTTAAAAAGAGTAAGAAAGTATATTCGTAATAAAAGTAGGTACGCAGATTTTGACATACTCTTTTTGAAAAATTTTATGTATTACTATGAAAAAGCAAAAGAATCAGTGAATAATTTTGAGGAATTGGATTATAATCTTTTAATAAGAGAAGCCAATACAAAGACTCAAATATGTCATAACGATTATAATCAACACAATGCCTTGCTGGTAGGTAATAAAATGATGACTGTTAATTTTGAAAAAAGTGTTGTTGATCTACAGATATTAGATCTGTATAAATTAATTCGAAAAGTAATGGAGAAAAATAATTGGTATACAGAATATGGGATGAAGATGATATACACTTATGATCAATGCAATACCATTAATCAAAAGCAACTCAAGGTTTTATACAACACCTTATTGTATCCTGAAAAATTCTGGAAAATAAGCAACTACTATTATAACTCTAAAAAGTCATGGGAGCCAAAAATAAGTTTAGAAAAGCTCCAAAAAATCATACACCAACAAGAATCTAAAAATCAATTCTTAAAGGTATTAAAAGATCAAATGTAA
- a CDS encoding PEGA domain-containing protein, translating to MKTNATTKMFIFIGIILTSLLVLSGCGSNNNSNANNTRNNHTEDQDTQEERRNEYIRTLGVIRNVDTVNRRLSIYDIENEELITLNIDGAVNLEDKFGEQITLQQFKLGHMVRTKFEVESRMPEYVQITAQTWEYRRVLNLDIDTEAMTIKRGNDTFNYTDELLVLSNGIPIEITDITPHDELTLKGYRDKVWVVNLDNGHGFIDLRNHDYFINGTIEIGSNIMEIITEKTKIPVPVGVHRIIIDKNNIEPIVKELMVEKDQNVILDLSDEVPKEGTITFDMVQEDVDLYINGQRYEDIDSPKTLPFGNYLIVAQKEGYQRYERSIDFNSPELTHRINLEQELKYLHVNSPSNVELYLEGDYIGIIPVSVPIEPGNYGITLRKDGHYSKLYNIEILDNGQDSFFTFPELESMNN from the coding sequence ATGAAAACAAACGCTACAACAAAAATGTTTATTTTCATAGGAATTATTTTAACAAGTCTACTGGTATTATCTGGTTGTGGTTCAAATAATAATAGCAATGCTAATAATACAAGAAATAATCATACAGAGGATCAGGATACCCAAGAAGAACGACGCAACGAATACATTAGAACATTAGGTGTTATAAGAAATGTGGATACGGTTAATAGAAGACTATCTATATACGACATAGAAAATGAAGAATTAATCACTTTAAATATTGATGGCGCTGTTAATTTAGAAGATAAATTTGGTGAGCAAATCACCCTACAACAATTTAAATTAGGACATATGGTGCGAACAAAATTTGAAGTGGAGTCTCGTATGCCGGAATACGTTCAAATCACAGCTCAAACTTGGGAATATAGAAGGGTATTAAATTTGGACATAGATACTGAGGCTATGACCATTAAAAGAGGAAATGATACATTTAACTATACCGATGAATTACTTGTTTTAAGTAACGGGATTCCCATTGAGATTACGGATATCACACCTCATGATGAGTTAACTTTGAAAGGTTATCGTGATAAGGTATGGGTTGTTAATTTGGATAATGGTCACGGGTTTATTGACTTAAGAAATCATGATTATTTTATAAATGGCACTATTGAAATTGGTTCTAATATAATGGAGATTATAACTGAAAAAACTAAAATACCAGTACCCGTCGGTGTTCATAGAATCATAATAGATAAAAATAATATAGAGCCTATTGTAAAAGAATTAATGGTAGAAAAGGATCAAAATGTTATTCTAGACTTATCAGACGAGGTTCCAAAAGAAGGAACCATTACCTTTGATATGGTACAAGAAGACGTTGATTTGTATATTAATGGACAAAGGTATGAGGATATAGATAGTCCAAAAACATTACCATTCGGTAACTACTTAATTGTGGCTCAAAAAGAGGGTTATCAAAGATATGAGCGTTCAATTGATTTTAATAGTCCGGAATTAACCCATCGCATTAATTTAGAACAAGAATTAAAATATTTGCATGTGAATAGTCCAAGCAATGTAGAATTGTATTTAGAAGGAGATTATATAGGTATAATACCTGTATCTGTTCCAATAGAGCCAGGTAATTACGGAATAACCTTGAGAAAAGATGGTCATTATTCCAAATTATATAATATAGAAATACTAGACAATGGACAAGACAGCTTTTTTACATTTCCCGAATTAGAGTCTATGAATAATTAA
- a CDS encoding phospho-sugar mutase, protein MDYKLEYNKWLQDPYFDEHTKKELSNLQENEIKERFYKELEFGTAGLRGIFAAGTNRINKYTIRKATQGFANFINKQKKDTQKQGVAIAYDSRYMSYELAVETAQVLSANGIKSYLFKEITATPILSFAVRYLNCVGGIVITASHNPPEYNGYKVYLEDGGQLTPPRDAEIIQEVKQVKEYEAIQTLEIEEAKKRSLVQEIGESIYDAYMSELKQYIMNKEVIQKEKSNIKIVYTPLYGTGNKPVRRILKEVGFENVFVVKEQESPDHRFPTAKYPNPEDEKVYALAKSLAIKNDADIIFATDPDADRIGVLIKHNDQYIPLSGNMLGILMTHYIITQKKENNELPTNGILLKTIVSTKMMNKIAKENNIKLMEVLTGFKYIGEKIKEFEEQKTYQYLFGFEESYGYLYGTAIRDKDGILSTMLLCEILAYYKSRHMNLWDAMIQLYNTYGYYLEKQESITFEGIHGIKNMDVIMNTLRKSMINYIGKYKVIKVKDYLKQEIKEVATQKTEETLLPKSNVLYYELENDTWFAIRPSGTEPKMKLYFGVKGNSLNQAKEEMNYIIDYVMGIIEKIKYTIK, encoded by the coding sequence GTGGATTATAAGTTAGAATATAATAAATGGTTGCAAGATCCATATTTTGATGAGCATACAAAAAAAGAACTATCTAATTTACAAGAAAATGAAATTAAAGAAAGATTTTATAAAGAATTAGAATTTGGAACAGCAGGCTTAAGAGGAATTTTTGCAGCTGGAACCAATAGAATTAATAAATACACCATTAGAAAAGCGACTCAAGGTTTTGCCAATTTTATTAACAAACAAAAAAAAGATACTCAAAAGCAAGGTGTAGCCATAGCATATGATTCAAGGTATATGTCTTATGAATTGGCAGTAGAAACAGCACAGGTTCTTAGTGCCAACGGTATTAAAAGTTATTTGTTTAAAGAAATAACGGCTACGCCCATACTTTCCTTTGCAGTAAGGTATCTTAATTGTGTTGGCGGCATTGTGATTACAGCCAGCCATAATCCACCAGAATACAATGGCTATAAAGTTTATTTAGAAGATGGAGGGCAATTGACACCGCCTAGAGACGCAGAAATTATTCAAGAAGTGAAACAAGTCAAAGAATACGAAGCAATACAAACCCTTGAAATAGAAGAAGCTAAGAAACGATCTTTAGTTCAAGAAATAGGTGAATCCATTTACGATGCTTATATGAGTGAACTTAAACAATATATTATGAATAAAGAAGTCATCCAAAAGGAAAAAAGCAATATAAAAATTGTGTATACACCCTTATATGGAACAGGAAACAAACCGGTTAGAAGAATACTAAAAGAAGTGGGATTTGAGAATGTATTTGTGGTTAAAGAGCAAGAAAGTCCAGACCACCGTTTTCCAACTGCAAAATATCCCAATCCAGAAGATGAAAAAGTTTATGCTCTGGCAAAATCATTAGCCATCAAAAATGATGCAGATATTATCTTTGCAACGGATCCAGATGCAGATCGAATTGGTGTGTTAATCAAACACAACGATCAATACATACCGTTAAGCGGAAATATGTTAGGCATATTAATGACCCATTACATTATTACACAAAAAAAAGAAAACAATGAATTGCCTACCAATGGCATTTTATTAAAAACCATTGTTTCGACTAAAATGATGAATAAAATTGCCAAAGAAAATAACATAAAACTGATGGAGGTTTTAACAGGATTCAAATATATTGGAGAAAAAATAAAAGAATTTGAGGAACAAAAAACGTATCAGTATTTATTTGGATTTGAAGAGAGTTATGGTTATTTATATGGAACAGCGATCAGAGATAAAGATGGCATATTAAGTACAATGCTTTTGTGTGAAATATTAGCTTATTACAAATCACGCCATATGAATTTATGGGATGCGATGATTCAGCTATACAACACTTATGGTTATTACTTAGAAAAACAAGAATCCATCACTTTTGAAGGCATACATGGCATAAAAAATATGGATGTTATTATGAACACTTTAAGAAAAAGTATGATTAATTATATAGGCAAATATAAGGTAATAAAAGTAAAGGATTACTTGAAACAAGAAATCAAAGAAGTTGCTACACAAAAAACAGAAGAGACCTTACTACCAAAATCCAATGTGCTATACTATGAACTTGAAAATGACACTTGGTTTGCTATAAGACCTTCAGGAACGGAACCCAAAATGAAACTATACTTTGGTGTGAAAGGCAATAGCTTAAACCAAGCTAAGGAAGAAATGAATTATATAATAGACTATGTTATGGGGATTATAGAAAAAATAAAATACACAATAAAATAG
- a CDS encoding protease complex subunit PrcB family protein — protein MKKLIIFIIIAIVLSGCSIEKTEDSQKEQNIKFTIMDEDEVPIQIIDMIDNQKEEPFRFSYIVGDEMYIAVGYGEQPTGGYSIQVKGLYETKDSIIIDTELLGPSKEDLVTMALTYPRIIVKINHIDKPVYYQ, from the coding sequence ATGAAAAAACTAATCATATTCATCATTATCGCAATAGTGCTATCGGGTTGTAGTATAGAAAAAACAGAAGACAGTCAAAAAGAACAAAATATAAAATTTACAATAATGGACGAAGATGAAGTACCCATTCAAATAATCGACATGATTGACAATCAAAAAGAAGAACCTTTTAGATTTAGCTATATAGTAGGCGACGAAATGTACATAGCAGTTGGATACGGCGAACAACCTACAGGAGGCTATAGCATACAAGTTAAAGGCTTATATGAAACCAAAGATTCAATTATTATAGACACAGAACTATTGGGCCCATCAAAAGAAGATTTGGTAACAATGGCGCTGACCTACCCAAGAATAATTGTTAAAATCAATCATATAGATAAACCAGTGTACTATCAATAA
- the lepB gene encoding signal peptidase I, producing the protein MNFLDKIEIINWIKIIIIAIVIVLAIQWIILPIRVKGRSMESTLFNNDYMIISKAITLLEPVKSQDIIVLNMDINDHNHRVVKRVIGIEGDHIIIKEGDVFKNGEKLDESYIIGETKGEVDIIVGKDHVFVLGDNRPLSKDSRNYGSIHIDEIIGKVIKVF; encoded by the coding sequence ATGAACTTTTTGGATAAAATAGAAATAATTAATTGGATAAAAATAATAATTATTGCAATAGTTATTGTACTAGCAATACAGTGGATTATTCTACCTATACGGGTAAAAGGCAGATCAATGGAATCAACATTATTCAACAATGATTATATGATTATTTCAAAAGCAATCACATTATTAGAACCAGTTAAGAGTCAAGATATTATAGTTTTAAATATGGATATAAATGATCATAACCACAGAGTAGTAAAAAGAGTTATAGGTATAGAAGGCGATCATATAATTATCAAAGAAGGTGATGTATTTAAAAATGGAGAAAAACTGGATGAATCTTATATAATTGGTGAAACAAAAGGTGAAGTGGATATAATAGTAGGTAAAGACCATGTATTTGTACTAGGTGATAATAGGCCACTCAGTAAAGACAGTAGAAACTACGGCAGTATTCATATTGATGAAATTATAGGAAAAGTTATAAAGGTATTTTAG
- a CDS encoding Veg family protein, which translates to MLIAKEDIIEVKRRMDEYVGSRVKVKANKGRRKIVVKEGVLEQTYPSIFVVKVENELQDSYRRVSYSYTDLLTHSVELSLCREN; encoded by the coding sequence ATGTTGATCGCAAAAGAAGACATTATAGAAGTAAAGCGACGTATGGATGAATACGTAGGAAGCCGGGTAAAAGTTAAAGCCAATAAAGGTCGTAGAAAAATTGTTGTAAAAGAAGGGGTTCTTGAACAAACATATCCTAGTATATTCGTAGTAAAAGTCGAAAATGAGCTTCAAGATTCTTATCGAAGAGTATCATATAGCTATACAGATCTATTAACACATTCTGTTGAATTATCACTATGTCGCGAAAACTAA